One genomic window of Bicyclus anynana chromosome 10, ilBicAnyn1.1, whole genome shotgun sequence includes the following:
- the LOC112046974 gene encoding phenylalanine--tRNA ligase alpha subunit codes for MELNEKILKYIEEKVTVDTLDLADEFNEDHQKIVGAVKSLEALEMVISEGVKSTKWELSDEGKLVAEKGSHEAVLYRSIPEAGILQAEVMKTVPNAKVGFSKAMSLGWIVIDKSSGAPLVKRKTESITDLVQEHLNEIRKGIDNLPDNVKSDYKKRKLLQEITLKSFVLTKGPQFATTVKKLETDLTSEMLLTGSWKELQFKPYNFDALGQPPECGHLHPLLKVRSEFREIFLEMGFTEMPTNQYVESSFWNFDALFQPQQHPARDAHDTFFISSPANSTEFPMEYLERVKKVHSEGGYGSQGYRYSWKLSEAQKNLLRTHTTAVSARMLYQLAQQKHFTPQKYFSIDKVFRNETLDATHLAEFHQVEGVACARGLGLADLISTLDAFFARLGFRRLQFKPAYNPYTEPSMEIFAFHEGLGKWIEIGNSGVFRPEMLLPMGLPEDVSVIAWGLSLERPTMIKYGLNNIRDLVGPKVDLQMVMDNPICRLDK; via the exons ATGGAGCTTAatgaaaaaattctaaaatatatagaGGAGAAAGTTACGGTAGACACTTTAGATTTAGCAGACGAATTCAATGAAGATCATCAAAAAATTGTTGGTGCAGTTAAAAGTTTAGAAGCTCTAGAGATGGTTATTTCCGAAGGTGTTAAAAGTACGAAATGGGAGTTATCTGATGAGGGAAAGTTAGTCGCTGAGAAAGGGAGTCATGAAGCAGTGTTATATCGCAGTATTCCTGAGGCTGGGATTTTACAAGCCGAAGTTATGAAG ACTGTACCAAACGCAAAGGTTGGTTTTAGCAAAGCCATGTCATTAGGGTGGATTGTAATTGATAAATCCAGTGGTGCACCATTAGTCAAAAGAAAAACAGAAAGCATCACTGATCTTGTGCAGGAACACCTGAATGAAATAAGAAAGGGCATAGACAATTTACCTGACAATGTAAAGAGTgactataaaaaaagaaaactactaCAAGAAATCACATTAAAGAGTTTTGTGCTAACTAAGGGACCACAGTTTGCCACAACAGTCAAGAAGTTAGAAACCGATTTAACAAGTGAAATGTTATTAACAGGCTCATGGAAGGAACTGCAGTTCAAACCTTACAATTTTGATGCACTAG GGCAACCACCAGAATGTGGTCACCTCCATCCACTCCTCAAAGTCCGTTCAGAGTTCAGAGAGATCTTTCTCGAGATGGGTTTCACAGAGATGCCAACCAACCAGTATGTGGAGAGTTCCTTCTGGAACTTCGATGCACTATTCCAGCCGCAGCAGCATCCAGCGCGCGACGCTCACGACACCTTCTTCATATCCTCACCAGCAAACTCCACAGAGTTTCCTATGGAATACTTGGAAAGGGTCAAGAAAGTTCACAGCGAAGGAGGTTATGGCTCACAA GGCTACCGCTACTCGTGGAAGCTGTCGGAGGCGCAGAAGAACCTGCTGCGCACGCACACCACGGCGGTGAGCGCGCGCATGCTGTACCAGCTGGCGCAGCAGAAGCACTTCACGCCGCAGAAGTATTTCAGTATCGATAAA GTGTTCCGCAACGAGACGCTGGACGCCACGCACCTGGCGGAGTTCCACCAGGTGGAGGGCGTGGCGTGCGCGCGCGGGCTGGGGCTGGCCGACCTCATCAGCACGCTGGACGCGTTCTTCGCGCGCCTCGGCTTCCGGCGCCTGCAGTTTAAGCCGGCCTACAACCCCTACACCGAGCCCAGCATGGAGATCTTCGCCTTCCACGAGG GCCTCGGTAAATGGATAGAGATCGGCAACTCTGGGGTGTTCCGCCCAGAGATGCTGCTGCCCATGGGCCTGCCCGAGGACGTGTCGGTGATTGCTTGGGGACTGTCCTTGGAGAGGCCCACCATGATCAAGTACGGGCTGAACAACATCCGTGACCTCGTGGGCCCGAAGGTGGACCTTCAGATGGTGATGGACAACCCCATTTGTAGACTtgacaaataa